The Pocillopora verrucosa isolate sample1 chromosome 14, ASM3666991v2, whole genome shotgun sequence genome has a segment encoding these proteins:
- the LOC136278182 gene encoding uncharacterized protein: protein TTSTPVKGQRPYYGAIENIEHSIVLLIFLLTDCVLSLLSFKRPDTLTFAEDDSNSEPVPVLPEKRKSYASTTSSRASSSVFSDTASDFPSPMSPSVPLKFQKQFPDRLQVGSSTRDSRGSTLPSGSTSSTISLGTPRPGSFTAPRPSGSGPNNYSYVTPPSSPRVPYDYVSSPNESVASWVSNSTQYFSASSSFDSDIFSPGTPPKRESNIDVPPPSPSSISRSVDLLATSPTKNDSTPPLIPFKGTHHFSTSVEKVETFSFSETTLTGTSTMTSSTEEESVDQPVKPRTPVPVPRRNTMSPSSSRPTGSLSRSRSDVSDGNQGPGRVTPPPIKPRKSTSLSSDQGPKSPPPPKPPRPSQAREPPPKPKPYASRSVENSPAVQRKAVSESMQNIPPGEKNGS from the coding sequence ACCACGTCAACACCAGTGAAAGGCCAGCGCCCTTATTACGGCGCCATAGAAAATATAGAACACTCAATTGTTCTACTTATCTTTCTCCTGACTGATTGTGTTCTGTCCCTTCTTTCATTCAAGCGCCCTGATACTCTGACGTTTGCTGAAGATGATTCGAACTCAGAACCTGTTCCTGTGTTGCCAGAGAAACGTAAAAGCTACGCCAGCACCACTTCCAGTCGAGCGTCTTCCTCAGTCTTCTCTGATACAGCTTCAGATTTCCCGTCTCCAATGTCCCCTtcagttcctttaaaatttcaaaaacaatttcctgaTAGACTCCAGGTTGGGTCGTCAACGCGAGATTCCCGTGGATCAACTCTTCCATCGGGGTCTACAAGCTCAACAATATCCCTGGGAACTCCCCGCCCGGGGTCTTTCACAGCTCCAAGGCCAAGTGGCAGTGGACCAAATAACTATAGTTACGTAACACCACCATCGTCTCCACGAGTTCCCTACGACTACGTTTCTTCACCCAATGAGTCAGTAGCAAGCTGGGTATCGAACAGCACACAATATTTTTCAGCTTCGTCTTCCTTTGACAGCGACATCTTTTCCCCAGGAACACCTCCAAAGCGCGAATCCAACATAGATGTTCCGCCGCCATCACCGTCATCCATCTCGCGGAGTGTAGATCTTTTAGCAACGTCGCCCACGAAGAACGATTCTACCCCACCACTTATTCCGTTTAAAGGAACTCATCACTTCTCCACATCCGTTGAAAAggttgaaacattttcattttcggAAACAACGTTAACGGGGACATCAACGATGACGTCATCGACAGAGGAAGAGTCTGTTGACCAACCAGTGAAACCCCGTACCCCAGTCCCAGTCCCACGGAGGAACACGATGAGCCCGTCGTCAAGTCGACCAACGGGTTCGTTATCTCGATCACGCTCTGATGTGTCGGATGGTAACCAAGGTCCCGGGCGGGTAACTCCGCCCCCAATTAAACCCCGAAAGTCCACAAGTCTTTCATCAGATCAAGGTCCAAAGTCCCCTCCGCCACCCAAACCTCCCAGACCTTCGCAGGCCAGGGAACCTCCACCAAAGCCCAAACCTTACGCTTCCAGATCAGTGGAGAACTCGCCTGCGGTTCAAAGAAAAGCGGTCAGTGAAAGCATGCAGAACATTCCACCTGGAGAAAAAAATGGATCGTGA
- the LOC136278180 gene encoding LOW QUALITY PROTEIN: uncharacterized protein (The sequence of the model RefSeq protein was modified relative to this genomic sequence to represent the inferred CDS: substituted 2 bases at 2 genomic stop codons), with protein sequence MFYAIFNTEGIQPQQMETKESNLNSGISRKKAAQERKAAAKRERDKAYYQQNKAKKIAQVKERRKKLQAEKSIRPHTRSIAEKNKRQQKATEKREKTRQQTRERVRKYREKKRTEAQEFNNSVDSPGFANRTSKKRAIDEVKKTLPSTPRKKAEIVQSIVKSRXXFMTKATGSMICSCYCISCIVNDEENCANKAWLDEWKLVELTREGDVATTRQATEAPILDHDTASYIADLASKGSTVAIAAEDDPVYDFYLLQVTSDGVEELDSNVTDDYQCHYYRGDRVLKGHFYIRENIHDMTFTIDEKRKAFVHAATVRHICGDLPVRKRGRKSIYKLPLKENEEIIASM encoded by the exons ATGTTTTACGCGATTTTCAACACTGAGGGAATTCAACCGCAGCAGATGGAAACAAAAGAGTCCAATCTAAATTCAGGTATTTCGCGAAAGAAGGCGGcgcaagaaagaaaagcagcGGCAAAAAGAGAAAGGGACAAGGCCTATTATCaacaaaacaaggcaaaaaagatTGCTCAAGTTAAAGAACGGCGAAAGAAATTGCAAGCCGAGAAATCAATTCGGCCGCACACACGAAGCATTGCCGAAAAAAACAAACGCCAACAAAAAGCAACGGA aaaaagagaaaagacaagGCAGCAAACAAGAGAAAGAGTTAGAAAATACCGTGAAAAGAAGCGAACAGAAGCACAAGAATTTAATAATAGCGTGGATTCTCCAGGTTTCGCAAACCGGACGTCGAAAAAACGTGCTATAGATGAAGTCAAGAAGACACTCCCTTCCACACCCCGAAAGAAGGCGGAAATTGTCCAAAGCATTGTCAAAAGCCGTTAGTAGTTTATGACAAAAGCAACAGGCAGTATGATTTGCTCATGTTACTGCATCAGTTGCATTGTGAATGATGAGGAGAATTGCGCTAACAAGGCATGGCTTGATGAATGGAAGCTGGTGGAGCTAACCAGAGAGGGTGATGTGGCAACCACTCGACAGGCAACTGAAGCACCAATTTTAGACCATGATACTGCTTCCTACATAGCTGACCTGGCCAGCAAGGGAAGTACAGTTGCGATAGCCGCTGAAGATGATCCTGTCTACGACTTCTATCTCCTTCAGGTCACTTCTGATGGAGTTGAAGAACTTGACAGTAATGTCACAGATGACTATCAGTGTCATTATTACAGAGGAGACAGAGTTCTTAAGGGGCACTTTTACATAAGGGAGAACATTCATGACATGACCTTCACAATTGACGAAAAACGGAAAGCGTTTGTACATGCTGCTACTGTCCGTCACATTTGCGGTGACCTACCAGTCAGAAAGAGAGGACGAAAGTCTATTTACAAActccctttaaaagaaaatgaggaaatcaTTGCTTCAATGTGA
- the LOC131772499 gene encoding phospholipid-transporting ATPase VD: MRRRKRSVGERYRLVAPKHAQTDELLNNIHSKYNLGNSIKTTKYSLWSFLPKNLFEQFHRFANIYFLMIIILNLIPEINAFGKYIAMVPLIFVLSVTAIKDLYEDRRRYKSDKAVNNNICHVFNSETKKYQPVKWKKVVVGDFVKLRSDESIPSDILLINTSDENSICHIETANLDGETNLKQREVVKGLNLENLRFSPEQFEFKLKCEEPNNHIHRFHGTLSNNEGREISVGKSNLLLRGCIIRNTDWAEGMVVYAGHDTKALMNNSGPRYKRSKVERDLNKDVVACVIILFILCFLGGVGCGFWSWKNGFFNTHFTPGFTGPDQPFVRKPEMEGFIRFWTFVIILQVLIPISLYVSMEVVKLFQVYFISNDLELYYPEMDQPVLCRALNINEDLGQIKYVFSDKTGTLTENKMVFKRCTIGGRNFPHKDKLESDVTDAALSSSDADQMYHQISEGSNGGEVYWDKELAQVVQSSSSSSYHCGPQSSYLREFFILLAICNTVVVTRKSSGTSNNSASPPTDQTDLPHNSHNKHVPVDLGEYSSWNDHLCRPDYGSTHSHSRDLSSAHGNLGVSVTPVKTALERSSKRPKCPASLMEAAVEDSTANDEIIYEAESPDEAALVKAAHLYGYKLLSRSPEKVTLHIPGEGPVTYEILQVLPFDSSRKRMSVIVRRQDDSSIVLYCKGADSAVLPKLERANQQFRADDVDAGEGSWAARSSSRGSLVEETSSHLDLYARDGLRTLCMARRDLATGDYEDWLEQHRHAETALHDRERLLRESAHRLECNLELLGATGIEDRLQDDVPETIAMLREAGIKVWVLTGDKQETAINVGYSCKLLDNTMERIVLNARTKAECEDQITSWLTHFQSEVRSISSDQSSNTVSGRINAHLNDKAVGLVIDGRTLMFALEEPLNEKFLDLARHCQAVLCCRATPLQKSAVVQLVRNGLKTMTLAIGDGANDVSMIQMADVGIGISGQEGMQAVMASDFAIGRFKFLSRLLLVHGHWCYDRISKMFLYFFFKNAMFVLVLFWFQLYNGFSGSNAIDDLSLILFNLAFTTVPPVICGVLDKDVPDLILTANPSLYKTGQKSKLYTRKLFWTTILDALYESLVVFYVAFWVYNGTAAGIRMVGVTLHQSSVMVANLYLALITAQWTILHHVFLWGSIGISFVWFAVFGEIRDVFWEMYKVPFVTMATREFWAVCALSAVAALLPRVVISVFRHTIWPTEINKAQLESKQREETLESRTTSVDQSPEIERTPISI, encoded by the exons ATGCGAAGGAGGAAGAGGAGTGTAGGCGAGCGCTACCGGCTCGTTGCTCCAAAACATGCTCAAACTGATGAACTTCTCAATAACATTCACTCTAAGTACAATCTTGGCAATTCGATCAAGACCACCAAGTATTCACTATGGTCCTTTCTTCCAAAGAATCTATTCGAGCAATTTCACCGATTTGCGAACATTTACTTCTTGATGatcataattttaaatttgattccTGAAATTAATGCATTTGGGAAATACATCGCCATGGTGCCTTTGATATTTGTTCTTTCGGTGACGGCGATAAAAGATTTATATGAAGATCGAAGACGGTACAAATCGGATAAAGCGGTGAATAATAATATCTGCCATGTTTTTAACAG tgAGACTAAGAAATATCAACCAGTCAAATGGAAAAAGGTGGTAGTTGGAGATTTTGTGAAGCTTAGAAGTGATGAGAGCATCCCATCAGATATCCTTTTAATTAacacaagtgatgaaaattctATTTGCCACATTGAGACAGCTAACCTTGATGGAGAAACCAATCTGAAGCAAAGAGAAGTGGTGAAAGGACTTAATCTG GAAAATTTGAGATTTTCCCCTGAACAGTTTGAATTTAAACTCAAGTGCGAGGAGCCAAATAATCACATTCACAGATTCCATGGGACCTT ATCCAATAATGAGGGAAGGGAGATTTCTGTTGGAAAGAGCAATCTGCTCTTGCGTGGCTGCATTATTCGCAATACAGACTGGGCAGAGGGAATGGTTGTCTATGCAG GTCATGACACCAAAGCTCTAATGAATAACAGTGGTCCAAGATACAAGCGCAGTAAAGTGGAAAGAGATCTTAATAAAGATGTTGTGGCATGTGTCATCATTCTCTTCATTCTATGTTTCCTTGGTGGTGTTG GTTGTGGGTTTTGGTCGTGGAAAAATGGTTTCTTCAACACACACTTCACACCTGGTTTCACTGGTCCAGATCAGCCATTTGTGAGAAAACCAGAGATGGAGGGTTTCATCAGATTCTGGacatttgtcataattttgcAG GTCCTCATCCCAATCTCTCTTTATGTTTCTATGGAAGTTGTTAAGTTGTTCCAAGTGTATTTCATCTCCAATGACCTGGAACTATACTATCCTGAAATGGATCAACCAGTCCTATGTCGTGCACTGAACATTAATGAGGATCTAGGACAGATCAAGTATGTCTTCTCAGACAAGACAGGAACTctaactgaaaacaaaatggtaTTCAAGAGGTGTACCATTGGTGGAAGAAACTTTCCTCACAAGGACAAACTTG AGTCAGATGTTACAGATGCTGCACTGTCATCATCAGATGCTGATCAAATGTACCATCAAATTTCTGAGGGATCAAAT GGTGGTGAAGTTTACTGGGATAAAGAACTTGCACAAGTAGTGCAATCGAGCAGCAGTAGTAGCTACCACTGTGGGCCACAAAGCTCTTACTTGAGAGAGTTTTTCATATTACTTGCCATATGCAATACTGTGGTTGTAACAAGAAAGTCTAGCGGGACTTCAAATAACAGCGCTTCACCACCAACAGATCAAACCGATTTACCCCACAATTCACATAATAAACACGTCCCTGTAGATTTAGGCGAGTACAGTTCGTGGAACGATCACCTCTGTAGGCCTGATTATGGAAGCACACACTCTCACTCAAGAGACTTAAGTTCTGCACATGGCAACCTGGGTGTGTCGGTAACACCTGTGAAAACTGCTCTTGAAAGGTCATCTAAACGGCCTAAGTGCCCCGCATCTCTGATGGAAGCTGCGGTGGAAGACAGTACAGCAAATGACGAAATTATTTATGAGGCAGAGTCGCCTGACGAGGCCGCACTTGTGAAAGCTGCTCACTTGTACGGCTACAAACTTCTAAGTCGTAGTCCTGAGAAAGTTACTTTGCATATTCCTGGCGAGGGTCCAGTGACTTACGAAATATTACAAGTGCTACCATTTGATTCTTCGCGTAAACGCATGTCAGTTATCGTGCGCCGTCAGGATGACAGTAGCATAGTGTTGTATTGTAAAGGAGCTGATTCAGCCGTGCTTCCAAAGCTGGAACGAGCTAATCAACAGTTCCGAGCGGATGATGTTGATGCAGGTGAAGGGTCGTGGGCGGCCAGGAGTAGCAGTAGGGGTTCGTTAGTGGAGGAGACGTCGAGTCATTTGGATCTTTATGCTAGGGACGGGCTAAGGACTCTTTGTATGGCCAGAAGG GACTTAGCAACCGGCGATTACGAGGATTGGTTAGAACAACACCGGCATGCTGAAACAGCTCTCCATGACAGAGAAAGGCTCCTTCGAGAGTCAGCCCATAGATTAGAATGTAACTTGGAGCTCCTTGGTGCTACTGGCATTGAGGACCGTTTGCAAGATGATGTCCCTGAGACCATCGCCATGTTACGTGAGGCAGGCATCAAAGTTTGGGTCCTCACAGGAGATAAGCAG GAAACCGCAATTAACGTGGGATATTCCTGCAAACTTTTGGACAATACAATGGAAAGGATCGTTTTGAACGCGAGAACAAAG GCGGAATGTGAAGACCAGATCACATCTTGGCTGACGCATTTTCAGTCTGAAGTAAGGAGTATTTCCAGCGACCAGTCCTCCAACACAGTGTCAGGCCGTATCAATGCACACCTGAATGACAAAGCTGTCGGACTTGTGATTGACGGACGGACACTCATGTTCGCGCTTGAGGAGCCTTTGAATGAAAAGTTCTTGGACTTAGCCAGACATTGTCAGGCGGTTCTTTGCTGTAGAGCTACTCCGTTACAAAAG TCTGCAGTTGTTCAGCTGGTCAGAAATGGACTGAAAACAATGACGTTAGCGATTGGTGATGGTGCTAATGACGTAAGCATGATACAAATGGCCGACGTTGGAATTGGAATTTCGGGTCAAGAAGGAATGCAGGCTGTCATGGCAAGCGACTTCGCTATTGGTCGATTTAAATTCTTATCTCGTCTCCTATTGGTCCATGGTCACTGGTGCTATGATCGAATCTCCAagatgtttctttatttcttcttcaagAATGCT ATGTTTGTGCTCGTTCTTTTCTGGTTTCAACTTTACAACGGTTTCTCAGGCTCAAATGCTATCGACGACTTGTCTCTGATTCTCTTCAATCTCGCGTTCACAACGGTGCCTCCGGTGATTTGTGGAGTCCTGGATAAAGATGTTCCCGATCTAATATTGACTGCAAATCCTTCTCTGTACAAAACAGGACAGAAGAGCAAG CTTTACACAAGGAAGCTGTTTTGGACGACAATCTTGGATGCTTTGTATGAAAGCTTGGTGGTGTTCTATGTAGCTTTCTGG GTGTATAATGGAACCGCTGCTGGCATTCGCATGGTTGGGGTTACCCTTCACCAGAGTTCTGTGATGGTTGCCAACTTGTATTTAGCTCTGATCACAGCTCAGTGG ACAATTCTACATCATGTGTTCCTATGGGGTAGTATCGGTATCTCATTCGTGTGGTTCGCTGTCTTCGGCGAAATTAGAGACGTCTTTTGGGAGATGTATAAAGTACCATTCGTAACCATGGCAACCAGGGAATTCTGGGCTGTTTGCGCTTTAAGTGCGGTTGCTGCTCTGCTTCCAAG GGTGGTAATTTCAGTGTTTCGGCACACGATTTGGCCCACAGAGATCAACAAAGCTCAGCTGGAGTCAAAACAAAGGGAGGAGACATTGGAGAGTAGAACAACGTCCGTGGACCAAAGTCCTGAAATAGAGAGAACACCTATATCAATTTAA
- the LOC131772585 gene encoding 1-aminocyclopropane-1-carboxylate oxidase-like gives MDTKIPVIDLANFEKGKPTVEQTIAIGKACLEFGFFYVVNHGIGEELEGKVFEKLWQFFNLSTEKKGEIHRRNGFRGYFTKREEHSIEYGCVEWKEGIYYFREFNNVPQGRKERVFCGSNPWPNDEYVPRFQTVIWEYFEKTQALASKLLGCMAIFLGLERDFFNKEFTNDPFAQIAMFHYPPHPTSKDDPEVWGVGRHTDYGMLTVLLQDDVGGLEVETKDGLWMDVPPVPGSLIINVGDMVEIWTNGAFKAPPHRVKLSATNHRLSVAMFYDPGFESVISPIPVDKALIPLEKFTTKPSLAFPIRYGDYVLSKYCSILPENKP, from the exons ATGGATACAAAAATTCCAGTTATCGATTTGGCTAACTTTGAAAAAGGCAAGCCGACCGTAGAGCAGACGATAGCAATTGGAAAAGCTTGTTTAGAGTTTGGCTTCTTTTATGTCGTCAACCATGGAATCGGGGAAGAACTAGAAGGAAAAGTCTTTGAAAAACTATGGCAGTTTTTTAATCTCTCGActgagaaaaaaggagaaattcacAGACGTAACGGTTTCCGTGGATATTTTACGAAAAGAGAAGAGCACAGCATTGAGTATGGCtgcgttgagtggaaagaaGGGATATATTATTTTCGTGAATTTAACAACGTACCACagggaagaaaagaaagagttttCTGTGGCTCTAACCCTTGGCCGAACGATGAATATGTCCCGAGATTCCAGACAGTAATATGGGAGTACTTTGAAAAGACTCAGGCATTGGCGTCGAAATTGCTGGGCTGCATGGCGATATTTTTAG GCCTGGAAAGggattttttcaacaaggaatTCACTAATGATCCATTTGCTCAAATAGCTATGTTTCACTACCCTCCCCACCCTACATCAAAAGATGACCCAGAGGTGTGGGGAGTGGGGAGACACACTGATTATGGCATGCTTACAGTTCTTCTCCAGGATGATGTAGGTGGACTTGAAGTGGAGACCAAAGATGGACTGTGGATGGATGTTCCCCCAGTTCCAGGCTCTCTCATCATTAACGTAGGAGACATGGTAGAGATCTGGACAAATGGGGCTTTTAAGGCCCCTCCCCACAGGGTCAAACTGTCAGCAACTAATCATAGGCTTTCAGTTGCAATGTTTTATGATCCAGGGTTTGAGAGTGTTATCTCACCCATTCCTGTTGACAAAGCTCTAATTCCTTTAGAAAAATTTACGACAAAGCCCTCTTTGGCGTTTCCAATACGCTATGGTGATTACGTTCTGAGTAAATATTGCAGCATCTTACCAGAGAATAAGCCATAA